Proteins from a single region of Chryseobacterium sp. W4I1:
- a CDS encoding acyl-CoA thioesterase codes for MAKVKKASESLTIMTNIVLPNETNSLRNLFGGELLAKMDRCASISAARHCERRVVTASVNHVSFNHPIPEGGVVVLESKVSRAFSTSMEVYVDVWLDDPINQKKVHTNEGIYTFVAVDEFNRPIPIPDMIPETEEEKLRHAAAIRRKELSLILSGRMKPLDSVELKKLFQEPEEQKEQKKDKK; via the coding sequence ATGGCAAAAGTAAAAAAAGCGTCAGAATCCCTGACCATCATGACCAATATTGTTCTTCCGAACGAAACCAATTCTCTAAGAAATCTTTTTGGAGGTGAGCTTCTTGCAAAAATGGACCGTTGTGCCTCTATTTCTGCAGCAAGACACTGTGAAAGAAGAGTGGTAACAGCATCTGTAAATCACGTTTCTTTCAATCATCCGATTCCTGAAGGTGGAGTAGTGGTTCTGGAATCTAAAGTATCCAGAGCTTTCTCTACATCAATGGAAGTCTATGTAGATGTATGGTTGGATGACCCGATCAATCAGAAGAAAGTTCATACCAATGAAGGGATTTATACATTTGTTGCAGTTGATGAATTTAACCGTCCTATTCCTATCCCGGACATGATTCCGGAAACAGAAGAAGAAAAACTGAGACATGCAGCAGCCATCAGAAGAAAAGAACTTTCTCTTATCCTTTCAGGAAGAATGAAGCCTTTGGATTCAGTGGAACTTAAGAAATTATTTCAGGAGCCTGAGGAACAGAAGGAACAGAAGAAAGATAAAAAATAA